The following proteins are co-located in the Pseudomonadota bacterium genome:
- a CDS encoding GTP-binding protein — MAKEKFVRNKPHVNVGTIGHIDHGKTTLT; from the coding sequence ATGGCGAAGGAGAAATTCGTAAGGAACAAGCCGCACGTGAACGTGGGGACGATCGGGCACATCGACCACGGGAAGACGACGCTGAC